A single region of the Gossypium arboreum isolate Shixiya-1 chromosome 12, ASM2569848v2, whole genome shotgun sequence genome encodes:
- the LOC108482441 gene encoding uncharacterized protein LOC108482441, translating into MALINFPTDHIKLRKTLSLEKKSLMLKDYLRDDLGSCSSSGFKSFPRRQCCTTIRFLLEADLKKSKHNYSSATTRLLKRSRSKPGSSTTISALQRASESVLKAIKLLPFPFAKSSPPSSSQSNSCRKLFKRGFWRKSTDKEDHGHGDGEIKRWKLFSEFLEEKNQPSYQNTIPGYNTTDTCSTVRVSPSRSSNSWAESEFTANNLQSWSGHPESWTQNKTVSSKTTSPEEKNVSNRAGVTVAEDSKEDWAPNEEGKEQFSPVSVLDCPFDDEEEEDNGSAFEDHLARVEVTKQKLMQKIRRFERLAQLEPVELDKRIAMAELEDEFPNELLDYYYNKPETNHQKLFKLLKPQIPSNSFSSLSVNAKRVAIEMGTEDFGKNENWMKLTQGKEEVGSAVELALFSSLLDDFLIDLLSH; encoded by the exons ATGGCTTTGATCAATTTTCCCACTGATCATATCAAGCTTAGGAAAACGCTTTCACTCGAGAAAAAATCATTGATGCTCAAAGATTACCTGAGAGACGATTTGGGTTCTTGCTCTTCTAGTGGTTTCAAATCGTTTCCACGTCGCCAGTGTTGCACAACCATCAGGTTTCTTCTGGAGGCCGACTTGAAGAAATCTAAACATAATTACTCAAGCGCTACGACACGGCTTCTTAAAAGAAGTCGTTCGAAGCCGGGTTCGTCGACCACCATTTCAGCTCTGCAAAGAGCTTCAGAATCCGTACTTAAAGCTATCAAGCTGCTGCCTTTTCCGTTCGCCAAGTCATCGCCACCTTCGTCATCGCAAAGCAACAGTTGCAGGAAGCTCTTCAAAAGAGGCTTTTGGAGAAAAAGTACTGACAAAGAAGATCACGGCCATGGTGATGGTGAGATCAAACGATGGAAATTGTTCAGCGAATTTCTTGAAGAGAAAAATCAACCGTCTTATCAGAATACTATTCCCGGTTACAACACCACCGACACTTGCTCTACTGTTAGGGTGTCTCCGAGCAGGAGCAGTAACAGTTGGGCTGAAAGTGAATTTACAGCTAACAATTTACAGTCTTGGAGTGGTCATCCGGAGAGCTGGACTCAAAACAAAACCGTTTCAAGCAAAACGACTTCACCGGAGGAAAAAAATGTCAGCAATAGAGCAGGCGTAACAGTCGCTGAGGATTCCAAG GAGGATTGGGCGCCAAACGAAGAAGGAAAGGAACAGTTTAGTCCAGTGTCTGTTCTAGATTGCCCTTTCGAtgacgaagaagaagaagacaatGGCTCTGCTTTCGAAGATCACTTGGCCCGTGTGGAAG TAACCAAACAAAAGCTGATGCAAAAGATCAGAAGGTTCGAGAGGCTGGCTCAGCTAGAGCCTGTGGAGTTGGACAAACGAATCGCAATGGCAGAGCTTGAAGATGAGTTCCCAAATGAATTGTTGGATTACTATTATAATAAACCAGAAACCAACCATCAGAAACTATTTAAGCTATTGAAACCCCAAATCCCATCCAACAGTTTCAGTTCATTGTCAGTGAATGCTAAAAGGGTTGCTATTGAAATGGGGACGGAAGATTTTGGGAAGAATGAGAATTGGATGAAGTTGACCCAAGGAAAGGAAGAGGTTGGATCAGCGGTTGAACTTGCGCTTTTCAGTTCGCTGTTGGATGACTTCTTAATTGATCTCCTTTCACATTAA